The region GTCCCGAGGAACCGCCCGGCGAGCCCGTTGACGGCCTTCAGGTCGAACCGGAGCGAGGGCCAGGTGTTCTGCGAACGCACGTCCATGCCCGCCTCGACCAGCCTGTGCGCTGCGCGGACGTTCGGCTCGTCGCCGACCTGCACGTGGCAGCCCGGGTCGAGGAAGTCGGCCGTGAGCAGCCCGCGCGGGCGGTGGTACTTGTAGCTGCGCGAGAACACCCGCTCCCCGGCCGCGGCGAGTGCCGAGGCGATCGTGTCCCCCGGATAGGCAAAGTAGGGCCTGCCGTTCCACCGGAACGCGAGCATGCGGCTCCTGTCGATCACCTCGCCGGGTTGGGGCCCGAGACGCATCGCGGCTGCGGCCGTCGTCAGGGTCGACGTCATGAGCGTCCCCTTGCGGTGCGGACCTCATTGGTCACGGTGTGCCGCCCGACGGTGAAGTACCGGCGGCAGCCCGCGCCGTGGTACCAGTCCTCGCGCACCCAGCCGCGGGGGTTGGCGTGGAAGTACAGATACCGGCGCCACTGATCGCGGGTGGCCGTGGCCGGATCCGGCCGCGTCCCTGACTCGCCGACGTAGCGGAACTCACCGGCGTCGCGAGCTCCGCACCACGGACACGGCAGCAACATCATGGCTTGGCTCCTCCCTCTCGGCCGGAACGCCGGCGGGTGGGGTGTGGGGTCAGTGGCCCACGGCGGCAGCGCCCTTCTCGCCGACCAGGCGACCGGCGGTGAACCGGTCGAGCCCGAAGGCGGCGATGATCTCCGGCGGGCGGCCGTTCACGATGCAGTCCGCCATCGCCTCGCCGGACACGGGCCCGGCCTTGAACCCGTAGGTGCCCCAGCCGACGTCGACGTAGAAGCCAGCGACCGGGGTCGGGCCCATGATCGGTGAGAAGTCGGGGGTCATGTCGCACAGCCCGGCCCACTGGCGCAGCAGCCGCATCTTCGACAGCGCCGGCATCAGCTGCAGCACGTGCCCGGCCACACCCTCGGCGAACTCCAGCGACCCACGGGTGGAGTAGGACGCGTACGGATCGACGCTGGCGCCGAACACCAGCTCGCCCCGGTCCGTCTGACTGACGTAGACGTGCAGCGTGCCGGATACGACGACGGTGTCCAGGAACGGCCGGACCGGCTCGGTGACCCCCGCCTGCAGCGGAAAGGTCTGCACCGGCATGCGCACCCCGACCATGTCCGAGATCAGGGTGGACCAGCCGGCGGTGGCGTTGAGCACCGCGCCTGTGGCGATCCGGTGGCCATCGGCGGTGCGCACCCCGGTGACCCGGCCGCCGTCGACGTCGATCCCGACCACCTCGGTCCCCTGGTGGATGTGCACCCCACGCGCGTCGGCGGCCCGCGCGTAGCCCCAGACCACGGCGTCGTGGCGAACGATGCCGCCGGGCGGGTGATACAGCGCGCCCAGAATCGGATACCGGGTGGTGTTCGAGGTGTCCAGGTAAGGCACCAACTTCTTGATCTCGTCCGGGTCGATCATGTCGGAGTCGACGCCTTGCAGCTTGTTGACCTCGGTGCGCCAGCGCATGGTGCGCAGCGAGCTGTCGTTGTGCGCCAGCGTGAGGTGGCCGCGCTGGGAGAACATCACGTTGAAGTTCAGCTCGGCGGCCAGGTGTTCGTACAGCTTCACCGAGCGGTCGTAGAACCGCACGCCCTCGGGCGTCAGGTAGTTGGAGCGCAGGATCGCGGTGTTGCGCCCCGACCCTCCGGATCCGATGTAACTCTTCTCCAGCACGGCGACGTTGCGCACGCCGTAGTCGGCGGCCAGGTAGTAGGCGGTGGCCAGCCCGTGCACGCCACCGCCGACGATCACGACGTCGTAGCTTTCCCGACGGTCGTGCTGCCGGAGGATCGGTGGCCAGTCGTCGCCCGACACGCCGTGCCGGATCAGGCTCCACGCGGAGTACCTGGTCGGCATGGTCGCGCCTCGGTGCCGGTTACGGGCGGCCCACCGTCTCCTCGCGCCGTTGGTCGACCTGCTCACCTCTGGTTCCCCAGTCCTCTGGACGCCCGGCTCACATGAGCGTGAGATAGCGGTCGGTCTCCCACTCGGACACGGTGGCGTGGTAGGCGTCGAACTCGGCGTGCTTGACGTCGGCGTAGTAGTCGATGAAGTCGCCACCGGGCACTCTCCCCAAGGCCGCGCGCAGGACGTGGTCGACGACCAGTTCGTCGAGTGCCCGGTCGAGGGTCTTCGGGAGGCGGACGATGCCCCGGCGGGCCACCTCCTCGATGCTGAGCGCGAACATGTTGTCGGTCACCTGCTCACCGGGGTCGAGTCCGCGGTCGATGCCGTCCAGACCGGCGGCGAGCAGCACCGCGGAGGCGAGATAGGGGTTCGCCGACCCGTCCACCCCGCGGTGCTCCACCCGGCCGGCATCGGGCACCCGGAGCATGAGGCTGCGGTTGTTGCCGCCGTAGGCCACATACGCCGGGGCCCACGTCGACCCGGACAGCGGTGCTCCCACCCCGATCCGCTTGTAGGAGTTCACCGTCGGGCAGACCACCCCGGCCATCGCCCGCCCGTGAGCCACCAACCCACCGATGTAGGAGTAGGCCGTCTTGGACAGCCCGAGCCGGTCGGTCTCGTCGCAGAACAGTGGCTGGCCTTCGAGCGTCCACAGGCTCTGGTGGACGTGCAGGCCGTTGCCGGTGACCGTGCTGATCGGCTTCGGCATGAACGTCGCGGTCATGCCGGCCTCGTGGGCGAGCATGTGCACCATGTAGCGGAAGAAGATCGTGCGGTCCGCGGTGGTAGCGGCGTCGGAGTAAACGAAGTTGTTCTCGAACTGGCCGTTGCCGTCCTCGTGGTCGTTGGCGTAGTTGCCCCAGCCGAGGCTGTTCATGTACCGGGACACCGTCGACAGGAAGTCCCACATCCGGGTCAGGCCCTTGACCTCGTAGCAGGGCTTCGTGGAGGAGTCCAGGGCATCCGCGGGCGCCAGCGTCCCGTCCGGGGCCCGCCGCAGCAGCGAGTACTCGGCCTCGACACCGGTCATGAACGTCCATCCACGGTCGGCGGCCAAGGTGGCGAGCAGGCGTTTGAGGATCACCCGTGGGGCGTAAGGCCACGGCTCGCCGTCGACGTACGGGTCGCAATGCAGGACGGCGACCCCGTCCTTCCACGGCACCGGTGTGTAGGACGCCGGGTCTGGCATGGCCACGATGTCGGGGTCCGCCGGGCTCTGGCCGATATCGCCCACGGCGAACCCGGCGAACCCGGCCCCCCCGTCCATGAGCAGGTCGAAGCTGGACATCGGCACGGCCTTCGCGCAGGGCTTGCCGTGCAGGTCGACGAACATGGCGAGGAAGAACTCGATCCCGTCCTCCGTCGCGCGTGCCCTCAAGTCCTCGCGCCCATCACCCATGGCAACTCCTTCGTCGATGGGATCGTCCGGCGTCACCGACGACCGGGTACCCAGTCCGTGCCGGCCAACGGGACACCGGCCATGGCGGCCGCTTCGATGGAGAGCGCCACCAGGTCCTCGGGCTCCAGGTTGTGCACATCGGACTTCCCGCACGCCCGGGCGAGTGCGGTCAGCTCCATCGTCACCGACTTCAGGTAGTTGACCACGCGCTGCGCACCCCACTCGGGGTTGAGCCGAGACTCCAGTTCGGGGTTCTGGGTGGCGATCCCCACCGGGCAGAGCCCGGTGTGCATGTGGTGGCAGTACCCGGGCTCCGTGCCCAGGGCCCAGTAGTCAGCTGTGGCATCGTGCTCGATGCCGTCGCGGACCCAGGTACGACTGTTGCAGCCCAGCGCGATCAGCGGAGCGACGCCCAGAGAGACGGCGGTTGCGCCCAGCGCGAGCGCCTTGGCGACGTCCGCACCGGTGCGGATGCCACCGGAGACGACGAGCTGCACCTCGTCCTCCACACCGAGCTCGTGCAACGCCTCGGACGCCTGACGCACGGCGGCGAGCGTCGGGATGCCGGCGTGCTCGATGAACACGTCCTGGGTGGCGCCGGTGCCGCCCTGCATCCCGTCGACCACGACCACGTCGGCGCCGGCGGCGACCGCCAGCTTGACGTCGTTGACGACCCGGGTGGCGCCGAGCTTGACGTAGACCGGCTTCTCCCAGGACGTGGCCTCGCGCAGCTCCTCGATCTTGATGCGCAGGTCGTCCGGGCCGACCCAGTCCGGGTGCCGGGACGCCGACCGCTGGTCGATGCCGGCGGGCAGGGTGCGCATCTCGGCCACCCGCTCGCTGACCTTTAGCCCGAGAAGCATCCCGCCGCCGCCCGGCTTGGCTCCCTGCCCGATCACGACCTCGATCGCGTCCGCGCGCTTCAGGTGCGCGGGGTTGAAGCCGTACCGCGACGGCAGGCACTGGTAGACGAGCAGGTGCGACGCCTGCCGCTCCTCCTCGGTCATCCCGCCGTCGCCGGTGGTCGTCGAGGTGCCGACGGCGGTGGCCGCCCGCCCGAGGGCGATCTTCGCCGACGCGGACAGCGCACCGAAGCTCATCCCCGCGATGGTGATCGGGATGTCGAGCTCGAGCGGCCGGCTGGCCCGCCGGATGCCGAGCACGGTGCGCGTCTCACACTTCTCCCGGTACCCCTCCATCGGGTACCGAGAGACCGACGCGGTCAGGAAGACCAGGTCGTCGAACGTCGGCAGGGCACGCTTGGAACCCCAGCCTCGGATCTCGTAGTGCCCTTCCTGGGCCATCCGCTGGATCTGCGCGATCGCCTCGGGCGGGAAGGTGTGGCTGTGCCGTCGCGCGTCCATCGGCAGGGCGGCGCCGTCGACCGTGTCCGGCCCACCGGACCTGTCGCGACCAGCGCCCGCGTGTGTGCCGGCGTGCGCCGTGGTGTGGCTGGCCTCGGTCATTCCTCAGTACCTCTGGCGAGACAGCGCGTCGAAGTTGTACAGCTGGCGGGCCGATGCCACGCGGGTGACGTTCGCCGGGTCGATGTGGTCGAAGCCTGCGCGATCGGCCAGCCGCTTGACCGTGAGCACGTCGTCGTCGGTGAGGTCCTCGACCCTGGCGTCCGAGCCCAGTGACGCGATCGACCCACCGACGTAGATCACCGTCTCGTAGAGCGAGTCACCCAGCGCATGGCCGGCGTTCCCGCCGACGAGCAGCACTCCGGCCTGGGCCATGAACCCGCTCATGTGCCCGACGTCCCCCCCGATCAGCACCGTGCCGCCCTTCAGCGAGATGCCGGCCCGGGACGAGGCGTCGCCCTCCACGACGACCGTGCCGCCGTGCGCCGAGGCGCCTGCGCATTCGGATGCGTTGCCTCGCACCCGCACGGTCCCGCTCATCAGGTTCTCCCCCACCGACCAGCCGACGAATCCGTCGACAATCACATCGGGCCCGTTGCAGAGCCCGCCGATGAAGTAGCCGGCGTTGCCCTCGATCTCCACCGCGATGCGGTTCTCCAGCCCGACGGCCAGGTTGTGCCGGCCCCACGGCGCCACGATCCGAGCGCTCGCACCGTCCGGCAGCCCAGCGAGCGCCGCGTTGATCTGACGGGTGGACATGCAGGTGCAGTCCAGGATCACCGCGACCACGTGTAGACCTCTTCCGGTACGGGCTCGAACACTCGCGCGTCTGCGATGCCGGGCAGTCCGGCCAGGGCGTGGTACTCCGAGGCGACCGCGACGTAGTCAGGTGACTCGGCGATCACGGCCGGCTTGCAGGCGAACGAGTCCCGCAGCACCGCGAATTGCGTGCCAGTGGTGACCAGCAGGGTGAAGAAGCCGTCCAGTTCCTTGAGGACCATGCGCATCGCGTCGGCCAGGTCCGCGCCACTGGCGACCTGGTAGCCGATGAATCGAGCGGCCACTTCGGTGTCGTTGTCGGTCGTGCATCTGATCCCGTACCGCTCCAACCGTCGCCGCACCGTGGCGTGGTTCGAGAACGAGCCGTTGTGCACCACCGCCATGTCCGGAAGCGGCGAGAACGGATGCGAGTGCTGCGCGGTCACTGCGGATTCGGTGGCCATCCGGGTGTGGCCGATGCCCTGGAACCCGGCCCGGTCGACGATGCCGTGCCGGGCGCAGATCTCCGCGGGGCTGCCGACGTCCTTGACGACCACCATCGTGTCGCCGTCGTGCAGCCCCACTCCCGCGCTGTCCGGCCCGCGGCTCGACATGCACACGAGCATCGGCACCAGTAGCTCCCCGAGGTGCGGATGCAGCTCGGCGTTCTTCAGGTGCAGCCCGACGATCCCGCACATCTGCCACACCTCCCTCTCGTCCCGCTGGATCCCGGACGGTCACCGCCCGCCGGTGGTGACACCATCCGCCGAGACCGCCGCCGGCTGGCTCGCGCACAGAGCGACTCAAGGTCCGGACTTAGGACCTTTCATAGGACTCCGGGCCAGCGCGTCTGTCAAGGCCGTCGATCCCACCAGGTGGGGTATAGCCTCGGAACATGGTCCGGGTGGTCACCGCACAGACGTTGACCCAGGCCGTGGCCGAGCACCTGCGAACCCTGATCCATCACGGTGAGGTCGGCCCCGGCGACCGGCTGCCCGCCGAGCGCGAGCTCGCCGAACAGCTCGGGGTCGCCCGGATCAGCGTGCGGGAAGCGATCAAGATCCTGCAGCAGCACGGCTATGTGACGGTCCGCCGAGGAGCGCTCGGCGGCACCTACGTCACCGAGCTGACCGAGCCGCTGGAGAAGTGGCGGATGCGGATGCGGACCCAGGCCGGCGAGTTCGACGATATGATCGACTTCCGAATCGCGCTGGAAACCGACGCGGCCCGCCTGGCCGCGATCCGCCGGGACCGCTCGGATCTGGCGACACTGCGGGCCGCCATCGCGAAGCTCGGCGAGGTCGACAGCGGCCACGCCGCGTTCCGGCTCGCCGACTCCCAGTTCCACCGCGGGCTGGCACGGGCGGCGCGCAACGTCCGACTCGAGACCGCCATCGAGTCCGCCCGAGGCGAGCTGTTCAGCCCCCACGACCTGCTCCCCTACGTCGACCCCGTCGACGAGTCCCGACGGGACCACCAACAGATCTACAACGCCGTCCGGGACGGGGACCCGGACGCCGCGGCCGGTGCGATGCGCGAGCACATCGAGCGCACCCGCCACCAGCTGCGGGAGATCGTGTTCGGATCCGAGGACGGACCGTTACCGGCCACAAGCTGACCCGGTTTCGCCGCGGCCCGGCCGCACCGCGGCGAGCAGCGCAGCGGTGCGCTGCGGGTCGGGCGTGAGGGAGCCGACGAGCGGTACCGGGCACGACGCGCGGCCGATGCCGATCAGCAGCCGTCCCGAGCCGCTGTCCGGAGCGACGATGCCGCGCGGCAGCTCCAGCAGCAGGTGGAGCGAGAGCCCGAACCGGTCGAGGTTCGGGAACGCCGTTCCTGGGCCGGGGCGCATGACGAAGCCGGGGCCGACGATGAACAGCCCGATCCCATCAGGTGTCAGCCGCGAGCATGCCTCGAGCAGCGCGACGTTGGCCGGATCCTCGGTCAGGACCAGGGGTCCGCCTGCCGTCTCGACCTGGGTTTGCCTGGGCTGCCACCGCCAGGGTGGGCAGCCGAGCACGACGTCGATCCCGGGCTCGAGCGTCGCCACGACGGCACGCGGGTCGTCCGTGCACCAGGCGATCCGGCCGGCCGGGGCAAGGAGTTCCGCGAGCCTGACGGTGCGATCGTCGGGCACCACGCCGATCGCACGCGCCGGCGAGAACACCTCCACCAGCGGCGGGAGCATCCAGCCCGCCGCCGCCCACAGGTCGACGACAACACGCGGTCGCACCGACCGCCCACACAGATATGCGCATAGGAACTCGGTGATGAAGCCGGGCGTGGCGAAGACCTCGGGCGTCCCCACCAGGGCGAAGAGCGCGTGCAGATCCTCGCGGGCGAGGGCGAGCTGCCGCGCCCGGGCCTGGCGGAGTACCGCGGCGGGCTCCACGCCCTTGTTGCTCGCTCCCGCGACGAGCTCGCGTAGCACGGGCTGCATCCGGCTCCCTAGTGCAGGCTCGACCGACCCGTTGGCGCCCCGTCGTCGGCAATGCGGCCACGGGCGTGCGCGTGGATCGGCGAGCTGCCGGCCGGCTGCACACTCCGCGAGCGGGCGCGCGCCTCTGCTGTGACCGCGCGCCACCCCGCCACCAGCGCGGCCGCAGCCTCATCGACCTCCGTGCCCTCGGCCGGGCCGTACGCGAACAGCGAAACCACGAGCGCCACCCCGTCCAGCTTCGTGGGCTTCACCACGACGGCGGCCGCGTGGTTGGGCAGCGCGGCGAGGACCACGTTCGGGAACCCCCGCCACAGTCGCACCCCGCTGCCGTCGTCCAGTCTGAGCGGCTCCCACGCGGCCGCCGCCCCGGCGCTCCACAGCTCGTCGTGGGTGGCGCCTGTGCTCGGCACGACGGTGCTGGTGGCCAGGCGCTCCTCCAGCCGCCCGCTCTCCGGCGACGCGCCCAGCGCCTCGAAGAGCGCGTCGCTCGCCAGCTTCCAGTTGCAGTCGAGCACGGCCCAGAACCGCGCGACGTGCCGGAGCCGCCCGAGAGGCTCGCGGCGCGCTGCCGCCGCCAGTGTGCCGAGCTGGTCGTCCAGCGACGGCAGTGGATCGGCGAGCGTCACGAAGATCAGCGGACCGGCCGTCCGCACCGGTACGTCGGCGAGCTTGAGCGGGTTGAACCCGATGAACTGACGCATCTCCCTGGTGGGCGCGCCGTCCTGCGCACGCAGGGCGTCGGTGTCGAGCGAGTGGGCGCAGGACACGTACGGGCAGTTCGTCTTGTGGCCGTGCCCGCATTGGGCGGGGATCGTCCAGCATGAGCCCTGCTGGAGCACGTTGAACCCGGCCCGCAGCCCGCCGTCGGGCCGGCGCTGCACGTGCAGCCCGTGATGCCCGACGGTGGCGGGCAGGAGATCCCCGGGGCGGGGAGCTGTTGCTCCACGCCGGCGCACGTCCACACGCGCGTCCAGATGTGCTCATCCTCCAGGGCGAGCTCGCGCAGGCCGGTCGGCGCCGGCGAGCCCGCCATCGGGAGTGCGGTGGCCGACATCGCAATGACCTCCGGCCCCGCCCTAGGAGCCCTTTTCCGCCAGCGCCTGGATGCGCCTGCGGTTGAACTCGGGGTCGTACGCCGCCCGACCGCGGTGCACGAAGGCGTCGGCCGGCACGGCCGGCAGCGGGCCGTCCATCGAGAATCGGTCGAGCACGTTCTTGGTCAGGCGGGAGATGTTGTTGTCGTAGTTGTTGTGCGACAGCGAGCCGCAGTAGGCGATCGAGCTGAACGCGAAGCACGCGCCCCCGTTGGGTGTCTCGTGGTAGGCGATGTCGCCGCGCACGCGCGGATGCTCGGTGCCGGTGAGCCCGGCCTGGTTGAAGCCGAAGTCCTCCATCACGAGCAGGTAGCCGTCGGTGTGGCGGCCTGCCGAGGTCGCGGTGAGCAGCGTGTGCGGCGGAGAGCCGAGCGTGGTGTCGACGATGTCCAGCTCGGTGCCGGCCGCGCCGCCGCCGACCAGGCCGAAGTCGCCGAGGCGTTCGTCGTAGCCGATGCCGTCGAACGCCCAGGACACCCGGGGGTCGTTCGACTCCGGGGTGCGCGAGAAGTACGAGCTGATGTCGAATCCCTCGCTCGACATGCCCGTACCGGCAACGGAGTGCAGGTAGCGGCCGACGTAACGCCACATTCCGCCCAACTGGCCGTTGGACTGGTGGTGGTACTCGCCCGGATCGGCTCGCCAGGTGCGGATGCCGGACTCGCAGCGACGCATCTCGGTGACCTCGCCGCGTCCGTAGGCCGGGTGGAAGGTGTGGATCCAGTAGAAGCCGTCGGCGCCCATGTACATGAAGCGCCCGCCGCGCTCCTTGTAGGCGTGGATCGCGTCGAGGTAGTTGGCGTCCTTGTGCTCGGGGTGGCTACCGGTGATGAGGACGTTGTAGTCCTCGATCCGCTCCAACCCGTCATAGCTGATGTCCTCGTCGGTGATGACGTCGAACTCGTACTGCATCTCCGTCAGCCAGTCGATGAGGTGCAGATCAGCGGGGAACTGCCACGGTGCCTGCGTGAGGAAGTGGTCGTACTTCGGGCGGAACGAGAGCACCGGCCGCAGCCGCGAGGATAGGCACACGCCGCTCGTATCGGTGTGGGTGTCGTAGATCGAGCTGCCGTACTCCCGGTGCTCGGCCAGGAACATGTTCTGGGCCTGCATGATCGGGATCCGGTACACGAGAAGCTCGGCGCCTGCGGCATTGGCCGCCAGGTGCTCGTTGGCGTACGCCATGTAGTCGATCGTCGACATGATCACGCCGATCTTGGCCGTGTTCACCCCGAGCGGCGGACGAACGAAGAACGGCACGTAGTCCTCGTCGCCCTCCTCGGAGGTGAGTTTGACCGCGTACACGGCGCTGCGCAGGTCGTTCGGGACCTGGAACTCGAAGTCGACGTCCCAGCGGGCGTCATCGAGGTCGTCGTCGTGGAAGTGGATCGCACCGTACTCCCGGGGAGCGTGCTGCCAGTTCGTCTCGACGCCGCGCCAGTTGTAACCGGTCATCGCCCGCGTCGGCAGGTTCACCACATCGCCGTGAAGCCGGTACGGCCCATGGTCGGTGGCCCGCCGAGTGGAGATGCCGTCGGAGAAGTCCCAGGAGGCCACCAGGCAGGTCGAGAGCTCGCCGGTCGGGCCCGGCCCACGACGCTCGTCGAACTCGGAGCGTGCGCCGTGCTTCATCGTCTCGATCTGTAGGCGGGTCAGGGCCCGGTTGCACAGGCGCGGGCTGTCGATCTTGCCGTTGTAGTCGCCACCGAAGATCACCCCGGGCACCGGCGACGAGCGCCCGAGCGGCCCAGGGTCGAGGCGGTCCACGTAGCCGGCCATGACCAGCGGCACGTCGGAGTGCTCGATCCTCGTGTTGAGCGTCGCCTCGGCGGGCTCGATCACCGGGTCGAGCGCGTAGCGGATCTGCGGCTCGTGGTAGAGCACCGCATTGCTCGACTCGGCGTCGAACGTCGCGGCGAGAAAGTGCCACGCGCGGTCGCGGATCGGCGCACCCGTGGTGAGCCGCTCACCGTTGATGCGCAGCTCCACCGCGCCGTCCTCGTTGAGGAAGAGGCCATAGCCACGGTTGTCCGACCACTTCGTGATCAGCCCCTGTGCCCCCGGCTTCCAGTAACCGTGAGGCTTCGTCGGCATCGTCGGCCAGACCCAGCACTGCAGCGTGAAGCTGTCCACCCGCAACGGGCGGCGGTCCGCGACGACCACGTGCGAGCCGCTGTGGATGACCTGCTGGCGACCGTCGTGGCGGCCGTTGAACGGCGCATCGAGCGGGACTTCCTTGAGCCCTGGGCCGGCGGGATTCGTATCCCCATGGATCAGCTTGACGAGCTGGGCATCGTATGCGGAAGGCCCGTCACAGTTGACGTGGAAGCCGATCGGGTCCCCCTGCTGCACGGACCATTTGTCGCCGTAGGCCGTGATTCGCATCCAGTCCCTACCGTTGGCGCTGGTCATGACTGCTCCAAAGAATGATTGTCAAAGCGCTCACCGGGCAGTCAGCTGACAGCCCAGTTGTCGTCGTGGCGCTTCCAGCCCTCGTGGAAGTCCTTCGGCATCCCGTCGGTCTCGGGGTACTGGTCCAGCCGCAACAGGAAGATGTCGTGCTGCGGCTCGTGCTCGTCGGTGTACACCTTGTCGTTCACCAATCGCGGCGGCTGGCCACGAACCCCGGTGAGCCGGCCGATCCGCCACTGCCGATCCGGCTCCGTGCAGATGACGACGTACTTGCCGCCGTAGGCGCCCGGCTGCATCGCGCGCATGCGAACGAGCACCTTGGCGAGATCCATGTACTCATGGATGCCGCCGTGCGGCTCGA is a window of Pseudonocardia sp. T1-2H DNA encoding:
- a CDS encoding sarcosine oxidase subunit delta; the encoded protein is MMLLPCPWCGARDAGEFRYVGESGTRPDPATATRDQWRRYLYFHANPRGWVREDWYHGAGCRRYFTVGRHTVTNEVRTARGRS
- a CDS encoding FAD-dependent oxidoreductase; the protein is MPTRYSAWSLIRHGVSGDDWPPILRQHDRRESYDVVIVGGGVHGLATAYYLAADYGVRNVAVLEKSYIGSGGSGRNTAILRSNYLTPEGVRFYDRSVKLYEHLAAELNFNVMFSQRGHLTLAHNDSSLRTMRWRTEVNKLQGVDSDMIDPDEIKKLVPYLDTSNTTRYPILGALYHPPGGIVRHDAVVWGYARAADARGVHIHQGTEVVGIDVDGGRVTGVRTADGHRIATGAVLNATAGWSTLISDMVGVRMPVQTFPLQAGVTEPVRPFLDTVVVSGTLHVYVSQTDRGELVFGASVDPYASYSTRGSLEFAEGVAGHVLQLMPALSKMRLLRQWAGLCDMTPDFSPIMGPTPVAGFYVDVGWGTYGFKAGPVSGEAMADCIVNGRPPEIIAAFGLDRFTAGRLVGEKGAAAVGH
- the glnT gene encoding type III glutamate--ammonia ligase, which encodes MGDGREDLRARATEDGIEFFLAMFVDLHGKPCAKAVPMSSFDLLMDGGAGFAGFAVGDIGQSPADPDIVAMPDPASYTPVPWKDGVAVLHCDPYVDGEPWPYAPRVILKRLLATLAADRGWTFMTGVEAEYSLLRRAPDGTLAPADALDSSTKPCYEVKGLTRMWDFLSTVSRYMNSLGWGNYANDHEDGNGQFENNFVYSDAATTADRTIFFRYMVHMLAHEAGMTATFMPKPISTVTGNGLHVHQSLWTLEGQPLFCDETDRLGLSKTAYSYIGGLVAHGRAMAGVVCPTVNSYKRIGVGAPLSGSTWAPAYVAYGGNNRSLMLRVPDAGRVEHRGVDGSANPYLASAVLLAAGLDGIDRGLDPGEQVTDNMFALSIEEVARRGIVRLPKTLDRALDELVVDHVLRAALGRVPGGDFIDYYADVKHAEFDAYHATVSEWETDRYLTLM
- a CDS encoding FMN-binding glutamate synthase family protein — protein: MTEASHTTAHAGTHAGAGRDRSGGPDTVDGAALPMDARRHSHTFPPEAIAQIQRMAQEGHYEIRGWGSKRALPTFDDLVFLTASVSRYPMEGYREKCETRTVLGIRRASRPLELDIPITIAGMSFGALSASAKIALGRAATAVGTSTTTGDGGMTEEERQASHLLVYQCLPSRYGFNPAHLKRADAIEVVIGQGAKPGGGGMLLGLKVSERVAEMRTLPAGIDQRSASRHPDWVGPDDLRIKIEELREATSWEKPVYVKLGATRVVNDVKLAVAAGADVVVVDGMQGGTGATQDVFIEHAGIPTLAAVRQASEALHELGVEDEVQLVVSGGIRTGADVAKALALGATAVSLGVAPLIALGCNSRTWVRDGIEHDATADYWALGTEPGYCHHMHTGLCPVGIATQNPELESRLNPEWGAQRVVNYLKSVTMELTALARACGKSDVHNLEPEDLVALSIEAAAMAGVPLAGTDWVPGRR
- a CDS encoding GltB/FmdC/FwdC-like GXGXG domain-containing protein, with product MVAVILDCTCMSTRQINAALAGLPDGASARIVAPWGRHNLAVGLENRIAVEIEGNAGYFIGGLCNGPDVIVDGFVGWSVGENLMSGTVRVRGNASECAGASAHGGTVVVEGDASSRAGISLKGGTVLIGGDVGHMSGFMAQAGVLLVGGNAGHALGDSLYETVIYVGGSIASLGSDARVEDLTDDDVLTVKRLADRAGFDHIDPANVTRVASARQLYNFDALSRQRY
- a CDS encoding glutamine amidotransferase, giving the protein MCGIVGLHLKNAELHPHLGELLVPMLVCMSSRGPDSAGVGLHDGDTMVVVKDVGSPAEICARHGIVDRAGFQGIGHTRMATESAVTAQHSHPFSPLPDMAVVHNGSFSNHATVRRRLERYGIRCTTDNDTEVAARFIGYQVASGADLADAMRMVLKELDGFFTLLVTTGTQFAVLRDSFACKPAVIAESPDYVAVASEYHALAGLPGIADARVFEPVPEEVYTWSR
- a CDS encoding FadR/GntR family transcriptional regulator, yielding MVRVVTAQTLTQAVAEHLRTLIHHGEVGPGDRLPAERELAEQLGVARISVREAIKILQQHGYVTVRRGALGGTYVTELTEPLEKWRMRMRTQAGEFDDMIDFRIALETDAARLAAIRRDRSDLATLRAAIAKLGEVDSGHAAFRLADSQFHRGLARAARNVRLETAIESARGELFSPHDLLPYVDPVDESRRDHQQIYNAVRDGDPDAAAGAMREHIERTRHQLREIVFGSEDGPLPATS
- a CDS encoding N,N-dimethylformamidase beta subunit family domain-containing protein is translated as MTSANGRDWMRITAYGDKWSVQQGDPIGFHVNCDGPSAYDAQLVKLIHGDTNPAGPGLKEVPLDAPFNGRHDGRQQVIHSGSHVVVADRRPLRVDSFTLQCWVWPTMPTKPHGYWKPGAQGLITKWSDNRGYGLFLNEDGAVELRINGERLTTGAPIRDRAWHFLAATFDAESSNAVLYHEPQIRYALDPVIEPAEATLNTRIEHSDVPLVMAGYVDRLDPGPLGRSSPVPGVIFGGDYNGKIDSPRLCNRALTRLQIETMKHGARSEFDERRGPGPTGELSTCLVASWDFSDGISTRRATDHGPYRLHGDVVNLPTRAMTGYNWRGVETNWQHAPREYGAIHFHDDDLDDARWDVDFEFQVPNDLRSAVYAVKLTSEEGDEDYVPFFVRPPLGVNTAKIGVIMSTIDYMAYANEHLAANAAGAELLVYRIPIMQAQNMFLAEHREYGSSIYDTHTDTSGVCLSSRLRPVLSFRPKYDHFLTQAPWQFPADLHLIDWLTEMQYEFDVITDEDISYDGLERIEDYNVLITGSHPEHKDANYLDAIHAYKERGGRFMYMGADGFYWIHTFHPAYGRGEVTEMRRCESGIRTWRADPGEYHHQSNGQLGGMWRYVGRYLHSVAGTGMSSEGFDISSYFSRTPESNDPRVSWAFDGIGYDERLGDFGLVGGGAAGTELDIVDTTLGSPPHTLLTATSAGRHTDGYLLVMEDFGFNQAGLTGTEHPRVRGDIAYHETPNGGACFAFSSIAYCGSLSHNNYDNNISRLTKNVLDRFSMDGPLPAVPADAFVHRGRAAYDPEFNRRRIQALAEKGS